In Prochlorococcus marinus XMU1404, the sequence CAAATCCTTATAATTAATATCAATATCTGAATCTGTATTAAACCAATGATTGAATCTAGAGTTTTCAAAGAATTCAGGTTTAAATTTTTTTAAAACTTGCAATATCCAACCAGCAGCCCAGTCATCTCCTTCATTGTCAAAGATATCAAAAAGTGAAGGGCCAAGATTAAAAATATTTTCGACTTCAGATTCTATTTGAGATAATGAATTTATTCTTTTTCTTTGATTGGAATCTACAAAATTTTTTATCAGGTCTAATGTAGCATTACTATAGTTACCTTGTTCTTTGTTATTCATTTTAAAAAATCAATCAAAAAATAAAAACTATCCATGTATTTCAAAAGAAAAGAACTAGAGAAATTTAGAAGTTTAAAAGGACCACTTATAGATGTTAGAAGCCCAGGTGAATATTATAAAGGACACATGCCTAATTCTATTAACATTCCACTATTTGATAATGATGAGAGATCAATAATTGGCACGATTTATAAAAAAGAAGGAAGAAAAAAAGCAGTGATAGAGGGATTAAAATTTTTTGAAAAAAAAATGGAATTTATTCTTGATAATTTATTCATGAGTATTGAGTCTTATAAAAATTTTCCTAATAAAAATAACGAATTTTTTATCAGAATATATTGTTCTAGAGGAGGAATGCGTTCACAAAGCATTGCTTGGCTACTAGAAAAATATAAATTAAATCCAATAACACTTAAGGGAGGCTATAAAATATACAGAAGATGTGTATTAGATAGTTTCTCAAAAAAGTTGAATATAGTAGTTATTGGCGGAAAAACAGGAACAGGGAAGACAAGATTATTATCATTACTAGAGAAATATAAATATCAAACTATTGATCTTGAAGGATTTGCTTGTCATAGAGGAAGTACATTTGGAGGTTTAGGAATGAAAGAACAACCTTCAAATGAACAATTTGAAAATATAATTGCAGAAAAATTAAATTCTTTTAAATGTTCTAAAAATATTTTTGTAGAAGCTGAAAGTGCAAATATTGGTAAATGCAAAATTCCTCATGAATTCTTCAATCAGATGAAACATTCTAGGAGAATTGAAATTTTAAGAAGCGAATCTAACAGGTTAGATGAGCTTATAGATACTTATAGTGTTTTTAAGAAAGAGGAACTCCAAGAATCTGTATTAAGGATCAAAAAAAGATTAGGGCCGCAAAGAACAAAAATAGCTCTTGATTCAATTAATAATGAGAAATGGGCCTTAGTTTGCAAAGCAGTTCTAGATTATTACGATAAGTGTTATGAATTTGAAAAGGTTGGCAAAACAAATATAACGTTTTTAGATTTAACCGACAAAAAATATGATGAAAGGATTCTAGAGTTAATAAATAATGTTTTATAAAATAATTACAAACGAATATGAAAAATATTTCCTAAGATAAAAAATTATTAACCGATTATTATGAAAGAAAATAAAACTGCAAAAATACAATTTTACGAGGGGACTGATGAACCAGTTGTGCCTGAAATAAGACTGACTAGGAGCAAAGATGGTACCACCGGCCAAGCATTATTTTTGTTCGAAAAACCTCAGGCATTATCTTCAATTACAGACGGTGAAATAACAGGTATGCGTATGATTGATTCCGAAGGAGAAATACTAACTAGGGAAGTTAAAGTAAAGTTTGTTGATGGAGAACCCATATTTTTAGAAGCAGTTTATATTTGGAAGAAAACATCAGACTTTGATAGATTTATGAGATTTGCAAATAGTTATGCCAAATCAAACGGATTAGGATATTCTGAAAAGAAGTAAAATGTTTAAAAATTGAATAGTTCATTATATTTCAAGTTAGTAGTAATATTAATCACTTCGTTAATAATATGGACTTTAAGAGATTTTCTCCTTTTAATAGTTTGTTCTTTAGTAATTTCAAATATTGTATGTAATTTATGCAATCAAATACAAAAGGGCTTGAAAATCCCCCGATCGCTTTCTTTGTTTCTTGTCTTAACCGTTATTTCAGTAATAGTATTTACTATTTTTATTCTTGTATTGCCTCCGTTTATAAAAGAATTCAATGAAATACTTGTTGATATTCCAAATGGTTTATCAAAAATAAATATTTTGATTAATACAAATTTGAACAAATTTAATAGCCTATTTTATGGCGAACAACCCGAAAATGTTATAGACATATTCAGTCTTATAAATAATGTAGTTACCATTCCAGATGCTTCAACTATTGCAAAAGCTATTCAAGAAAGCTTTAAAAATTTAATAAATATAGCGGGGAATCTGGGTTCCGGTCTTTTGAAATTAATATTTGTATTAGCAGTGAGTTTGATGATTTCTATTGAACCAAAACAGTATAAAGAAAATATACTTCTTTTAATTCCAAAAAATTATCGCAACAAATTTAGAAATATTCTGGAAAAATGCAATATTGCATTAGCAAATTGGACCTTTTCTATGGTTATAAGCTCATTATCAGTAGGTCTATTATCATTAATAGTTTTGTCTATATTAGATGTCAAATATGTTGTCTCAAACGCTTTAATAGCAATGGTTCTTAATATAATTCCAAATATAGGTCCAGTTATTAGTGGTATATTTCCAATCTCAATTGCACTACTTGATAATTTTTGGAAGCCACTGGCTGTTTTAGGAGCATATGTAATAATTCAAAATATTGAAAGCTATATAATAATGCCATCTATAATGAAGAAAAAAGCAAACTTACTTCCTGGTTTGACATTAATATCACAATTTGGATTTACATTCATTTTTGGTCCATTAGGCTTAATACTTTCTCTTCCATTAGCTGTAGTAATTCAGGTTTTAATCAAAGAATCATTTAAAGATATTTAAAAGCTAGTTAATTAATTTTTTATATAAATATGGGTAGGATAAAAGTATAAAGAAAGCTAAGGGATGATTACCAATAGCAAAATAAAGTGAACTAAATGTAAAATGATCAAATAATATTCTTAATTCGGTAGAAAGATCTATTAAAACTAAAGAAAATAAAATTATCAAATAGTAATTCAATTTCATAAATCTAGAAGGTTAAACTCAGTCATTCAGCAACAAAGATGGAGCCAATAAAATACTTGAATAACTTCCAACTATTATTCCTAATGATAAGGCCAAAGAAAACCAAAATAGTGAGTAAGATCCAAACAAAATTATGCTTAATAAAGGGATAAGGGTTGTAATACTGGTAAAAGTTGTTCTTCTAAATGATTCGTTAACTGATAATTGAATAGTTTCGTTATAGCCTTCTTTCTTTGATTTTAAATTCTCACGAATTCTATCAAATATAACAACTGTATCATTAACAGAATAACCAGCAATAGTTAACAATGACACAGCAAATAAACTGTTTACCTCGACGGATAATATAATTCCCAACCAAGAGAATATACCGAAAACAATAAATAAATCATGGAATAAGGCTAATAATGCAAATAATGCATATTTTTTATCAAATCTAATGGTTATATATAAAGAAATTGCAAATAAAGAAACCAACAATGAAGTAACACAATTAGTAAGTAATCTTTTCCCAAGCTTTGGACCTATTAATCTTGAATCCTTACTCTCATAATTCAGAGGTCCAATAATATTATCAAGATTAGTAATAAGATTATTTGATTCTTCGATACTTAAATAAGGTGTTCTTATTGAAATTAATTTATTATTATTTTGGAATTGTAATTTAATATTATTTAAAACATTTTTATTTTTAGAAATCTCTCTTAAATTTTCCAAAACTGAATCAGGGGAAACATTAGAACATTCCGCTTCACAAACTCTTTCTATTCTTAGTTCATTTCCCCCAACAAAATCCATCCCTAAATTTATAGGTTTCTTATAAGAAGTATTAAATGCAGAATATAAAATTCCTAGAAGACTCAACAAAATGAGAACAGTTGAGAAACTAATTATCTTTTTTTTATTTTTTATTAGTTCAAGATTGTATTTCATAGGAACTTAGAAAAAAAATTTTTAATTTGAAAAATTATTCCTTGGCAGATAGAGATTTTTCTGCCTCAAAGATTGATATGTTGTAAAAAATCGCAAAATAGTTTTAGAACAATTTAATGAGGTAAACAAGCTTATTAAGACTCCAATACCTAATGTTGCCGCAAAACCCTTAACAAAATTTGTTCCTAATAAAAACAATACAAAACAACTAAGAAGAGTTGTAATATGGCCATCAACTATGGATGAATTAGCTCTTTGAAAACCGCTATCAATAGATCTTGTAAGAGTATTACCGTCATTTAATTCTTCTCTAATTCTCTCAAATATAAGAATATTTGCATCAACAGCCATACCAATGCTAAGTATAAGACCAGAAATTCCAGGTAAAGTTAAAGTTACAGGAATTAAAGAATATAGGGCCAAATTAAAGAAACCATAAAGTACTAGAGAAAGAACTGAAACAAAACCTAGAATTCTATAATTAAAAATCATAAATATACCAACAAAAATTAATCCACTAATTGCTGCATAAAGACTTTTTAAAATATTTTTGGATCCCAATAGAGCTCCTATTGTATTAGTTTCTACTATTTCTATTGGCAATGGCAATGAACCACCTTTAAGTTGAACCTCTAATTCTCTAGCATCTTCAGCACTAAAATTACCGCTTATTGTTGCTGATCCACCTGTAATCCCAGTACTAGCAAACTGACTACCAACACTAGCTTCACTTATTGATTCGCCATCAAGAATAATAGCCAATAGTTGATTAGTTCCAGCAACTGACTTTGTGATTTCTGAAAACTTTTCACCTCCTGAATTACTAAAAGTTAATAAAACTTCCCAATTACTATTTGTTTGTTCTTGTCTCCTTCCTGCGTTAATAAGATCCTTACCAGATAAATCTGTTTTAATAAATAAATTTATAATTTCTTTATCAATATATTTTTTGATTTCAATTAACTTCCCATATAAATCATTACTAGTAGATGCGTAATTCAATTCTTGCTCTATATCTTTAAGATCATCTTGAATAACTTTTAGGAAATTGTCATCATTTTGACTTTTTTCTGAAAAGGAATATTGTTCAATTAATTCTTTAATACTAAATCTCTGTAATTGCAGGGTTTTTAAATCTTTAGATGTTCCTTCTTTTTGGGTTCTAAATTCTAATAAAGCAGTCTTACCTAATACCCTTGAAGCAACTAATGGATTTTGTTCACCTGGTAATTCTAAAATCAATTGATCTCCACCGAGGGTTTGCAAATTAGACTCAGAAACTCCTAAATTGTTAACACGCTTATCTATAACAGAATTGACTGCTTCAAGTTCATCCCTAGTTACGTTACCTTCTTCTTTAATAATTTGTAGTGTAAGTTGAGAACCCCCTTGTAAATCCAATCCCAACTGTAAGGGATAATTTACTAATAGATAAACAGATAAAGTAAGTAGAAATATAATAAAAAAAAGCCAACCTTGCCTTCTTTTCATTGTTTATATACTCCCACCAATTAAGTCTTCAACTTTTTCAACTATTTGATGTGGTTGGATTATTGTCAAATTCTCAAGATTTCCATTATAAGGAGTTGGAATATCCTGACTAGATAATCTAATTGGACGGGTATCAAGATCATCAAAACACTCTTCTGTTATCAAGGCAATTAATTCTGCACCAATACCTCCAGTCTTCATACATTCTTCAACAATAATTACTTTATTTGTTTTTCTTATTGATTTTGAGATGGTATCCATATCAAATGGTTTTAAACTTATTAAATCTATTAACTCAACATCTATTCCTTTTTTTTCTAATTCTTCAACAGCTTTAAGGCAGTGATGCCTCATTCTTGAATAAGTCAATAAAGTAATATCTTTCCCTTCTTTTACAACGTCAGCCTGATCTAAAGCGCAAGTATAATCACCCTCAGGTAATTCTTCAGATAAGTTGTATAAAAGAACATGTTCGAAAAATAGAACCGGATTATCATCTCTTATAGCTGCTTTCATTAAACCTTTAGCATTTGTAGGTGTACTACATGCAACAATCTTTATGCCAGGAACTGCATGGAAATATGCTTCAAGTCTTTGACTGTGCTCAGCACCAAGTTGACGACCAACTCCTCCAGGTCCACGAACTACTGCTGGTATTTTATAATTTCCGCCACTTGTATATCTAAGCATACCCATATTATTTGATATCTGATTAAAAGCTAAAAGCAAAAAACCCATATTCATTCCTTCTACTATTGGTCTTAAGCCAGTCATTGCTGCACCAACAGCCATACCCGTAAAACTATTCTCTGCAATTGGAGTATCTAAGACTCTTAACTCTCCATATTTTTCATATAAATCCTTAGTTACCTTATAAGATCCTCCATATTGACCAACATCTTCCCCCATAACGCAAACATTTACATCATTTGACATCTCTTCATCAATTGCCTCTTTCAAAGCATTAAATAATAATGTTCCAGCCACAATTAATTACCTAATTAATCACATCTATAATCCTACCACTTTGAATAATTCAACCTCCTTCAGCGAAGGTTATGAGTAGTAATATTGATAAAATCATTCCAGGTGACAGCAAAAGGACTAAAAGGCCTAAGTCATGTAAAGACATTCAAAGAAGGTGTTTTCTTCATAATATTGGCAATTCAATTTTTCTTCAGAAAAAAACTGCGAATAAATACAATAAAAAGGCCTATACCTATAAAAGCAAAAGAGAAAGTTAGCAAAAAAGATAATCCAATTATTAAGGTATTAATACTAGAAGAAATATTTTGGACTATTTCAGAAGAATTAGATGGTTTATGTACTGAAAAATAAATTACAATTTTATTACTTAAAAAATAAAAAAATATAAATAATAAAAAACTTGTTAATGATCCTACAATAAAATTTAATGGTCCTTTTTCGGGAATGTTTTTTTCAATATTCTCATTATTATTATCAGCCACAATAAAATTTTGAATTAAAAAAAATTAAATGAATGTTATTCCCTTTTCAAGGAAAGTGCAAACCCATGAATCGTAACCTTTATTTCTAAACAATTTATAATTTGCAGTTAATTCTTTTTTAGCAGTCTCTATATCTTTAAAAAGTGCAAAGCATGTAGGGCCTGATCCACTCATTGAAAATGTGAGACAATTTTCTAATTTAGAAAGTAAATATAATGCTTGCTTTACAGAATCATTTTCATTTTCAACAACTAACTGCAAATCATTTTTAATAGATAAATGTTGATTATCAAAATTAAATTTATTTAAACCATTATCTCTTAAATTTTTTCTTATGTTCTCAATCATTTCTCTATCAGTAAGATATTGATCACAAAATCTATTACTATATTTTTTATAAGTTTCAGCTGTAGATACTGATACATTTGGATTTTTTAAAAGAATTACTCCATATTCAAAGTTTGAATCTAATTTCTCTAAAATTTCTCCTCTTCCAAAACATAATTGAATACCACCATTTATAAAAAAGGGAATATCAGATCCTAAAGTAGATGCTAATGAACATAATGTTTCTTGATCTAAGTTCAAATCCCATAACTTATTAAGACCAATTAATGTTGCTGCTGCATTACTGGATCCACCAGCTAATCCTGCGCCAATTGGAATATTTTTTCTTAAAAATATATTCGCACCGTATTCTATATTTGATTTTTTCCTTAATAGGTTTGCTGATTTAACAATTAAGTTATCCTCAGATAAGCTTAAATCATTACAATCAGATTCAAGTTTAATTAAACCTTCATTATTAATTTCCAATTCTAAATAATCAGAAAGATCGATATTTTGCATAATCATTGCTAACTCATGAAATCCATCCTCTCTTTTCCCAATAACTTCAAGGTGCAAATTTATTTTGCCAGGAGATTTTATATTAATTTTCGTTTTAGCTAAATCTTGCATATACTTGAACTTTTATTTTTTAATTTTAATACAATTTTCTGCAAGCTTAATCCATTGGTCAATTGAAATATCTTGTGGTCTTAAATTAAAACAAATTTTTGAAGATTCAGATAATTCATTTATCTCTTCATTTGAAAGTATTGAATTAAGAGTATTTCTAAGCATTTTTCTTCTTGAATTAAATGAAATTCTAAGAAGTTTATCTATATATTTTTCTAAACTTAAGTCCATTCTTAAATCATTTTTAATTGGTTCGAAAACTACTAAAGAAGAATAAACTTTTGGAGGCGGACTAAATGATGAAGGCGCTACATCACATATTCTTTTTATTTTTGATAAAAGTTGCATTCTTATACTAAGCGCACCAGCATTAGGACCACCTTCTTTTGACAAGATCCTATCTACAACGTCTTTCTGCATTAAAAATATTATTTTTTCGTAATTATAGTTTCTTATAATGCCCAATCGACCTATGAAAATATCCAATATCGGGCCAGTTATATTGTAAGGAATATTTGCAATCACTTTTGTAATCTTCTTATTAATAGAATCTAAATCTACAGAAAGAATATCTCCCTGCTGCAGTGAAAACTTATCATTATTAGTGAATTTATCATTTAATAAATTTATTAAATCTTTATCTAATTCAATTGCATGTAATTTTTTTATTTCTGAATCTAACAACTTAGATGTTAAAGCTCCTTTACCAGGACCAATTTCTAAAATAAAGTCATTTTCATTAAGAACAGCAACTTCTTTAATTTTTTCTAATATTTTTTTATTTACCAACCAATGTTGTCCAAATCTTTTTTTTTGATGATAGTTTTTAGAATTCATCTAAAAGATAAATAATATGTTTAAATTAAATATAAATTTATTTAATACTTTATATCATGAGCTTATCAAAAAAAAATTTAGATAAACTCAATAAATTTAAAAAAAAGAAAAATTTAAATAACGAAAGTAAAAATATAAATAATTACACAAATATAAATAATAATGATAATTTAATCACCAATTCACTTAATTCAGAAGATCCCAATGAAATTTTTTATTCGTTAATTGATAATTCAGAATCTTTAGAAGAAACTTCTAACGTTAATAATTCACTAAGAAAAAGTGAGCTTAATAAAATTAATATGAATTCTAAAAAAGATAATATTTCCAAGAAATTAACAACCGAAGAGGAACTATATGATGAATTTAATTATCTTCTTGATGAATAATTAGTTTTAATATTTACTTATGCTTCAGAGTAATAGATTAGCAATTTATGCTATCGGCAAAATAAAAAAACTTTGGATTAGAGATGGAATTAATCAATATAAAAAAAGAATGCCTGAACTTATCATTAATGAGTTAAAGACTTTTAATTTAAATAATCTTAGATCTAATAACAATATTATTATATGCCTAAGTGAAGAAGGGAAACAGTTTAATTCAGTTGAACTATGTTCCTTACTCTTGAATTTTAAAAATAAAAAAATTAATTTCTTAATAGGTGATACTGATGGAATAAGTTCAGATATAAAAAAAAATTCAGATCTTATATTTAGTCTTTCTCCTTTAACTTTTCCTCATGAATTAGCTAGATTAATCCTTGTCGAGCAAATCTATAGAGCTATTTCTATATCTAACAACTCCCCTTACCATCGTTCTTAAAAAAATTAGATTTAATCTAAAATTAATCTATAAAACTTTAATAACTAACTATTCTTTGATTTTTTATTGTATAGTACATTTATACTATTAATTCAAGTCTTGGATTCCTTTGATTCAACTACTAAAAGGTTCGGAATTCCCTTATTAACTGATTCGATATCAGCAGGGTTTCCTTCTCCTGCAGATGACTATACGGAAGAAAATATTGATTTAAACGAACATTTAATATCTAATCCGTTTAGCACTTTTTTTCTTAGAGTTAAAGGTGACTCAATGATAAATGCAGGAATTAAAGATAAAGATTTAATAATAGTAGACAAGAGCTTAACAGCCAGGCCAGGGAATATCATCATTGCGATGATAGACGGAGAATTTACAATAAAAAGATTATCTATAAAAAATAATGAATTATATTTAAAAGCAGAAAATCATAATTATCCTGATTTTAGATTTAAAAACCATATTGATGTGCAGATATGGGGAGTTGTTATTTATTCAATACATAGCTATTTATGAGAATTTCAAATATTGATGCAATAGCTCTTATAGATGCTAATAATTTTTACGCGTCATGTGAACAAAATATTAATCCTCATTTGAGAAATAAACCAGTAGTAATTTTATCTAATAATGACGGATGTATCATTGCAAGAAGCCCTGAAGCACGAGCTTTAAAAATTAAAATGGGAACTCCGTATTTTAAGGTCAAAGAAAGACTAAATAAACTAGATGTAGCAGTCTTAAGCTCAAACTACTCGCTTTATGGGGATATGAGCAGAAGACTAATGAATTTACTGAAAAACTACTGTGAACAGATAGAAATTTATTCTATTGACGAAGCATTCGTCTCGATTTCTAGACCTAATGATGAAAATCTATATCCTTGGGCAAGAAGCATAAGATCATTAATATATCAGAATCTAGGGATTACCATAACAGTAGGAATAGGAGAAAATAAAGTAAGAGCAAAAATTGCTAATAAACTAGCTAAAAATATTGATTATTCAGCTGGAATATTTGATTTAGCTAGAACCGAAAATGAGAATAATTATTTGAAAAGAATTAGTATAGATAAGATATGGGGAGTCGGAAAACAAACCTCTAATTGGTTGCAAAGTAAAGGTATTAAAAATGCGAGAGAACTAAGAGATATGGAAGAAAATGAAATCATTAAGAAATTAGGCATCGTAGGGAAAAGACTGCAATTAGAACTGAAAGGCCATAGATGCCTGCCCATAGAAAAAAACAAGAAATCAAAAAAAGAAATTCAGGTGAGCAGGAGTTTCGGCACGCCTATCACAAAATTAGAAGACTTAACTCAAGCACTGGCAACTCACGCAATAAAAGCCTCTGAAAAAATGAGAAGTCAGAATTTGCAATCATCCAATATTAGAGTATTTGCTAGAACCAGTAAATATTCAAGTCAAAATTATCAAAGAAGTGCTCATAGAAAACTTACAAATGCAACAGATGACACAAACAGCATTTTAAAAATAGTAGTTGAATTATCTAAAGAAATTTATAATCCCGAATATAAATTCTCAAAAGCTGGTGTTTTAATGCAGGATTTAACAAGTAGCGAATATTTACAGCAATCAGTTATCAATCATAAATCTCAGAAAGACCTAAGAAAATCAACAAACCTTATGAGAACGATTGATTTATTAAATAAAAGATTTA encodes:
- the mnmH gene encoding tRNA 2-selenouridine(34) synthase MnmH encodes the protein MYFKRKELEKFRSLKGPLIDVRSPGEYYKGHMPNSINIPLFDNDERSIIGTIYKKEGRKKAVIEGLKFFEKKMEFILDNLFMSIESYKNFPNKNNEFFIRIYCSRGGMRSQSIAWLLEKYKLNPITLKGGYKIYRRCVLDSFSKKLNIVVIGGKTGTGKTRLLSLLEKYKYQTIDLEGFACHRGSTFGGLGMKEQPSNEQFENIIAEKLNSFKCSKNIFVEAESANIGKCKIPHEFFNQMKHSRRIEILRSESNRLDELIDTYSVFKKEELQESVLRIKKRLGPQRTKIALDSINNEKWALVCKAVLDYYDKCYEFEKVGKTNITFLDLTDKKYDERILELINNVL
- the psb28 gene encoding photosystem II reaction center protein Psb28 encodes the protein MKENKTAKIQFYEGTDEPVVPEIRLTRSKDGTTGQALFLFEKPQALSSITDGEITGMRMIDSEGEILTREVKVKFVDGEPIFLEAVYIWKKTSDFDRFMRFANSYAKSNGLGYSEKK
- a CDS encoding AI-2E family transporter, which gives rise to MNSSLYFKLVVILITSLIIWTLRDFLLLIVCSLVISNIVCNLCNQIQKGLKIPRSLSLFLVLTVISVIVFTIFILVLPPFIKEFNEILVDIPNGLSKINILINTNLNKFNSLFYGEQPENVIDIFSLINNVVTIPDASTIAKAIQESFKNLINIAGNLGSGLLKLIFVLAVSLMISIEPKQYKENILLLIPKNYRNKFRNILEKCNIALANWTFSMVISSLSVGLLSLIVLSILDVKYVVSNALIAMVLNIIPNIGPVISGIFPISIALLDNFWKPLAVLGAYVIIQNIESYIIMPSIMKKKANLLPGLTLISQFGFTFIFGPLGLILSLPLAVVIQVLIKESFKDI
- the secF gene encoding protein translocase subunit SecF, whose translation is MKYNLELIKNKKKIISFSTVLILLSLLGILYSAFNTSYKKPINLGMDFVGGNELRIERVCEAECSNVSPDSVLENLREISKNKNVLNNIKLQFQNNNKLISIRTPYLSIEESNNLITNLDNIIGPLNYESKDSRLIGPKLGKRLLTNCVTSLLVSLFAISLYITIRFDKKYALFALLALFHDLFIVFGIFSWLGIILSVEVNSLFAVSLLTIAGYSVNDTVVIFDRIRENLKSKKEGYNETIQLSVNESFRRTTFTSITTLIPLLSIILFGSYSLFWFSLALSLGIIVGSYSSILLAPSLLLND
- the secD gene encoding protein translocase subunit SecD; the encoded protein is MKRRQGWLFFIIFLLTLSVYLLVNYPLQLGLDLQGGSQLTLQIIKEEGNVTRDELEAVNSVIDKRVNNLGVSESNLQTLGGDQLILELPGEQNPLVASRVLGKTALLEFRTQKEGTSKDLKTLQLQRFSIKELIEQYSFSEKSQNDDNFLKVIQDDLKDIEQELNYASTSNDLYGKLIEIKKYIDKEIINLFIKTDLSGKDLINAGRRQEQTNSNWEVLLTFSNSGGEKFSEITKSVAGTNQLLAIILDGESISEASVGSQFASTGITGGSATISGNFSAEDARELEVQLKGGSLPLPIEIVETNTIGALLGSKNILKSLYAAISGLIFVGIFMIFNYRILGFVSVLSLVLYGFFNLALYSLIPVTLTLPGISGLILSIGMAVDANILIFERIREELNDGNTLTRSIDSGFQRANSSIVDGHITTLLSCFVLFLLGTNFVKGFAATLGIGVLISLFTSLNCSKTILRFFTTYQSLRQKNLYLPRNNFSN
- a CDS encoding pyruvate dehydrogenase complex E1 component subunit beta, with product MAGTLLFNALKEAIDEEMSNDVNVCVMGEDVGQYGGSYKVTKDLYEKYGELRVLDTPIAENSFTGMAVGAAMTGLRPIVEGMNMGFLLLAFNQISNNMGMLRYTSGGNYKIPAVVRGPGGVGRQLGAEHSQRLEAYFHAVPGIKIVACSTPTNAKGLMKAAIRDDNPVLFFEHVLLYNLSEELPEGDYTCALDQADVVKEGKDITLLTYSRMRHHCLKAVEELEKKGIDVELIDLISLKPFDMDTISKSIRKTNKVIIVEECMKTGGIGAELIALITEECFDDLDTRPIRLSSQDIPTPYNGNLENLTIIQPHQIVEKVEDLIGGSI
- a CDS encoding DUF3082 domain-containing protein, producing MADNNNENIEKNIPEKGPLNFIVGSLTSFLLFIFFYFLSNKIVIYFSVHKPSNSSEIVQNISSSINTLIIGLSFLLTFSFAFIGIGLFIVFIRSFFLKKN
- the ispE gene encoding 4-(cytidine 5'-diphospho)-2-C-methyl-D-erythritol kinase, yielding MQDLAKTKINIKSPGKINLHLEVIGKREDGFHELAMIMQNIDLSDYLELEINNEGLIKLESDCNDLSLSEDNLIVKSANLLRKKSNIEYGANIFLRKNIPIGAGLAGGSSNAAATLIGLNKLWDLNLDQETLCSLASTLGSDIPFFINGGIQLCFGRGEILEKLDSNFEYGVILLKNPNVSVSTAETYKKYSNRFCDQYLTDREMIENIRKNLRDNGLNKFNFDNQHLSIKNDLQLVVENENDSVKQALYLLSKLENCLTFSMSGSGPTCFALFKDIETAKKELTANYKLFRNKGYDSWVCTFLEKGITFI
- the rsmA gene encoding 16S rRNA (adenine(1518)-N(6)/adenine(1519)-N(6))-dimethyltransferase RsmA — translated: MNSKNYHQKKRFGQHWLVNKKILEKIKEVAVLNENDFILEIGPGKGALTSKLLDSEIKKLHAIELDKDLINLLNDKFTNNDKFSLQQGDILSVDLDSINKKITKVIANIPYNITGPILDIFIGRLGIIRNYNYEKIIFLMQKDVVDRILSKEGGPNAGALSIRMQLLSKIKRICDVAPSSFSPPPKVYSSLVVFEPIKNDLRMDLSLEKYIDKLLRISFNSRRKMLRNTLNSILSNEEINELSESSKICFNLRPQDISIDQWIKLAENCIKIKK
- a CDS encoding 23S rRNA (pseudouridine(1915)-N(3))-methyltransferase RlmH, yielding MLQSNRLAIYAIGKIKKLWIRDGINQYKKRMPELIINELKTFNLNNLRSNNNIIICLSEEGKQFNSVELCSLLLNFKNKKINFLIGDTDGISSDIKKNSDLIFSLSPLTFPHELARLILVEQIYRAISISNNSPYHRS
- a CDS encoding LexA family protein, which produces MDSFDSTTKRFGIPLLTDSISAGFPSPADDYTEENIDLNEHLISNPFSTFFLRVKGDSMINAGIKDKDLIIVDKSLTARPGNIIIAMIDGEFTIKRLSIKNNELYLKAENHNYPDFRFKNHIDVQIWGVVIYSIHSYL
- a CDS encoding Y-family DNA polymerase; the protein is MRISNIDAIALIDANNFYASCEQNINPHLRNKPVVILSNNDGCIIARSPEARALKIKMGTPYFKVKERLNKLDVAVLSSNYSLYGDMSRRLMNLLKNYCEQIEIYSIDEAFVSISRPNDENLYPWARSIRSLIYQNLGITITVGIGENKVRAKIANKLAKNIDYSAGIFDLARTENENNYLKRISIDKIWGVGKQTSNWLQSKGIKNARELRDMEENEIIKKLGIVGKRLQLELKGHRCLPIEKNKKSKKEIQVSRSFGTPITKLEDLTQALATHAIKASEKMRSQNLQSSNIRVFARTSKYSSQNYQRSAHRKLTNATDDTNSILKIVVELSKEIYNPEYKFSKAGVLMQDLTSSEYLQQSVINHKSQKDLRKSTNLMRTIDLLNKRFNNNAITWAITKNPKSWTINKNFLSRSSTTDIEQIPTIVK